The Drosophila suzukii chromosome 2 unlocalized genomic scaffold, CBGP_Dsuzu_IsoJpt1.0 scf_2c, whole genome shotgun sequence genome segment CTGAAGAACAGCTGCCGAAGCTCAATAAGCTCGTTTTGGGCTCCAACAAAATTGGTTGCGTTGTCCGATCAAATCATTTGAGGCTTTCCCCTCAGGCTTATTAATCTTTTTATGGCTGCAATAAAAGACTGCGTTCAAAGAAATCTGTTTTTTGGCGACCTCTGCATCTTCGAAGTTAGGCCCTTGTGCTTCACGGCGAAGTGCACACGCGGAATCCCTTTAATGAATCCCAGTCAAGCTTATCCTTCAATAGGACCTGCATAAAAATCTTAGCTTGATGATCGGGGCTATTAATCCGAGGGGATCGTAAAATCTAGCTATAGCCGAAAGAATGCTGCGCTTGGTTGCGGGCTGGCCTGTTCACCCGCTTGAGAAGCTGAAGAGCAAATTATCCGATAGAGTATACCAAGTCAGACCCAACGCCTTTTTCCGAATCATCTACTCCTTCACCATTTGCGAATCGGAAAATGGCTCCTGTCCAAGAGTTTCTCAACTTGTTGAAGAATTTTCACAACCTCTTCAATACTATCTCCTCCTAAAATAAGATCATCCACGTAAAAGTATGATTTTACGAATTGCCAAAAAGGCTGCAGACTTAGTGCCGTACGTTACGGTGTCAAGCGAGTATACTAGAATTTCGTCTTCGTGTCTATCGCGTCATAGAATGCATTAAAGAAACTGGTGGGGATGCGTAATTCGAACGCAACGATACATTTTGCAGACGTCTCACACAATCCAATGGTGGTTATTGCCCTCTGCTTTCAGTTCCGTTCTAGTGACTATCGTATACTTTACCCAAAAATAATTCGAAATGTCGGAAAATAATAGAATATCAACCTAGCTTGTGCAACATGCACCATATATCGAAGAGTTTTGTCGGGCAAGCTCCGGGGTGGTTATTGCCCTCTGCTTTCAGTTCCGTTCTAGTGACTATCGTATACTCTACCCAAAAATAATTCGAAATGTCGGAAAATAATAGAATATCAAGCTAGCTTGTGCAACATGCACCATATATCGAAGAGTTTTGTCGGGCAAGCTCCGGGGTACGCCAGCTTCCAGCATTAAATTCTGACTACCGGAATTTCAGCTTCCGCGATTTGGAGGAGCATATATCGGTTGGCCGGACCTTTACGCCATGTTCAACACGGTTGTGGGAACAAACGAGGACATAACAAAGGTGAAAAAATTCCAGCATCTTCGTTCATGCTTGGACGGAACAGCGTTGGACGCAATTCGATCCCTGGAGCCCACTGACAAGAACTGTGGCAGGGCATTAGAATAATTAACTTTGcgatttgataataaattattacactttcaggcacacGTTCGGTCATCGGAAAGTAGTTTGTGGCAGTTGAGCAACAAGGCAAATTCACATTTGCGCGTCCTTACTACATTGGCAACCTCGCAGGAGATTCTTGACGACGTTTTAACCCATCTCATCGCTTCGAAGCTGGACCACCAGACACAGGGGAGGTGGGAGGAGGGTTTTCCCGCCAAAGAGCTGCCAAAATGTGTCGAATTTTCAACATGGAtggatgatggaaaacttggaaTGTGCAAAGGTGGGAAAAGTAGATAGCAGCACCAGTAGTATAGAAACCGGGATTCTGGTACAAtttgcatattaatggcccccgccccttactaattagcatattaatgacccccatCCACCACTAACTAGCATATTAATAGCCTCTGCCTCctcattaatgtatgcggcCTCTGATTTTAATAAGTtgagatgtcataaaaatgtcacgatcatgtccataaaAATTATACTAATTGGCTCCCACCCCCAcaccccatgtgacaatactgatcacgtaACCTTTTTCCTCATTATAAGGAATTAATATttagcaggtgttgctgtgcaatAGAGAAAGgttccccacatccccatgtgacaatattgatcatgtatcctcaagcaagagctacccgaacatgcgcacctgtccattgcctgaccgcaataaaatggtcacatgcacaagcctgaaagcgcacgctcattgacaagatcatgggcctcacgccaacgacttcacggctgactgctatCTCTAACACGTCTCAACAGCTCGCAAGTAGCTGACACATCTccgtcaaggaaatattttccaatttCCTTACCTGTAATTTCAACTCGAAACAAAACGTCacaagtttattttgtagcaaaataatacatttattaatttattttagtattgcgaacatgttttattatatattaaaattaattttctggctttattccggcgatttgcatagaagaggcaggcgcacgtttccgacgtcaggaaattacaaaatgtaaagtgttcaccataattcgtagttttgagatcatgtccacctcgattcatgaacatagtttttgtgtttaggaggtattgaaaatgttgaccaattatctgtgctttaaattgttcaataaattggtaaaTTTCTTcataaaatttcatttaattaatAGTGGAGCCtccagttctattgaaattctcacatcaataggaccagttttcactgatttgTTTTAATATGAAAGATCATATAATGGGGGCTCTAAATTTCAATTCATTTGGTGTCAAatatggttgtgattcacgattatagtaactagattgaaatcttgtatatatttcatatgggtgagcatactgattcttacttaaatcgacattcagattatcatatgggtatgactcagaattcaagtgaactttaaagtttgataagttatttgtgataagtgatccatttagtgtaaatccaataatggcaaatcttggtttttcgcggttagccgacaatttcacattccagctgtgttgactcccaatttggggttaacatgaATCCCAACTCAGGAATGAGATTGGCAGGTGTGCTCGGAGTTCCATGGGGagttttccaggttatattcgtcatttccagtttaaaaatttgttcatttctggtttgttcaaacacttCGCCATCAGCACTTGTTCgtgcttacaatttaacaaaacttttttaaaatcctcaccaacaaattttttaatggaaCAGAAAGGTtgaagtggggtcccgtagaaattacgtctccactgctccatcctgaatgtaatagattttgactttgaagattatccagagatatacaattttttagggtagtagtcaAACCGACTAATCGTGTTCTATCAATCTCatatccatttatttcgtacttcatttcaaccaaaaagtaagccatacaattatcttaaaaaagtggtaacattatcagttgtaggtccatttGGTTAATCTATTCTAATAATTTCtagaaaattaaggtaactttcgtgaggaagcacgtacaagtcttgattttggatagtaattcgaatttcatcgtttggtttaaataataataagtatgaaactctttcttcgaaatactctcatctgagtaaaccttttctcgaacatttaaaaccTTTTATATTGTACTCGAAGCTTTAGTCCTAACGACTTTAAGAagagtttatttttcaaagtaagtgagcttcgttttactgttgatcctctttctatagctttacatTTAGTAATGCTTGactgaggacttaagctacgtttttttgttataaataatcattctattaaccgaatgtgcatgcgaatcgaaacgttttcaccacgtaaattcaccaaatcaccgttttgatcaactatgcgtatagatagtatgcttatttcgtcacagtttactgataaataaattaggttatgtggtgtcactgtcatttaaTACCCAGACGaaacattaatgccaaacttaTGAAACGTctgattcggtgtattatctacatatgaaacGCTGATTacattacattccaaacgaattgtactaatttttaatatgttcacagtcttatctgatcgataggttttttgtaggatgtggttctagtaatttttgatggaaaccaaacagttgttcaaccgatctttccttattaaagtaaactgactctcgcatggtagttttttcaacttgaagtgtattattgttactttgattttaaatgtgttttcaaggttatagtcttttagtttattgtaaatgaaatcggcAATATCATTCAATTCGTATTGGAATTGTAATTGTAATAACATTGTCACCGATCTAAAAGAgataatttttttcatcaatatttggaatcgaattatacatattaaaatcgataggtggaaaaagCTTGTAtatataatggaactatttccatttaaggataatgcaagtgatcttgacatattgaaatctctttaTAAACTatgggattgtaagtatccaaccaagctttatattgaaattactccatATCaccataataaattgatcaaatcctcTTCTGcatcttccgttatccatttcgttaaTCTTCCTAATGAATAAGAATCCGTGATTTTCCTCctaacatttttgacaaattttaacaaatgtttcataattcatatctgTGTTTATATGGTCCCGTTATATATGcagcatatttaaatcatcttatttaaaaattattataaagttggcattgtcgcGAATCAGATGTTTCGGTATATGACTATGTCGAATTACGTTCGGGTTCCATTAGAGCGGAGTGCGTTTCGGTCTGAACACAGGCGTCGATTTACAGAGAGTCACTATTCGTTCTTGTAACTGCCTATCCTGTTCCTCCGAACCACACACGGCGACAGCGCCACTACGCTGACGCCTCGCTAAAACGGATCCTCTCAAAAAAGGACATGACAAAATCCACGAAGCCTGCAACGCAGTCGTGTGTCGTGCTACACTTTTTGTAGCGCCGCACAGGCAAAAATGATGCATGATATtgcaaaaataagatcttttGTTATCGGCTTTTTTTGTAGCTAATGATTACTTTGCTTTTCGAGTGCTTTTGAGTGCCATTCCAAAATGAAGTCATtacatcaaaaataaattctgtTAGGgtggggtggcttgatcgctgaaaATAGCTAAAGTCCCAAGAAAGAATGCCCATAAGTATGCCGTATTTTTTTTCCTTCAAGTTTACCATATATCAAAAAGAGAAATATCAACTTTTTTGTCTCTACCCTGCAGTTCCACGTttgagttaagcgcccaatcatcacgaagccgactgcgacgtcagcagagcagacagcgacgccggcagagctgagcgcaacggcagcaaagcgacgcgctctcagtcgggtccgcaaagagaacgcacaaaaagtaattttgggctctccctctctcgccatgtctcagacggaaaagtgcgtgtgaagggaaggaggcccagcaactaaaatatatagactattgtgcacccttgccttttgaataatgcgacatttgttcgaaaatgataaaacaaccatttaaaataataggtttctgttttaaaatatttgtacttcttaaaaaaatgtatatgttTATTAATGTTATTTATTAACACGTGAAGtcttcaaaatatatttttatttaacgatttgcatagtcggatatgtctataaataccctgcttttatgtgcaagatgcatagaccaaacgggacatgccaaaaaaacagaacaacaacggattagcggaaccgttgttgttgttgcttgttgtttttctggaaggcacgcgacttttttcgtctttttcactTGAGTTTACTTACGAGTTAGAATTACCCGCAATTAACGTagttaaatgaaataaaccagtggtttaaaagtgatacctaacctatacgattcccaggtaagtctttcgcagaccaatatttatttaaacagtgagagtaaaaacaagttaatgtatattaaaaaaaatggaaaatacaagattcccaaaaaaacacgtggcggaaaaaaatagctttgaaaaatattaatttttgacgtgaaaaacaactaatgatgcatataaataaacaaatgaatgaatctgtgaaaaaatttgaaaatcttattgagtgctaAGTTCCTAGGGACCAAAAATCAGAGATGttatgtttttataacttatgtttttttgtattaataacattaaagcacaatttttttttgtgtaagttattaaacatggctatttaaatacaaatttcaaACAAGAAGAAGCTCAGACTACCCACATTTCGTCCGCGCtttattaagtaagtttttattgaggctgaaagtaactattgtttgtaagtttaatttttaaaagacttctgagatttttacattgaatgccaaagataacattacatttattataaataaatcttacaaataacgattactttcggtcactcgtttttattctcgtcttgttttatttttaaaactaatttttttgtagtactagatgcaatcgccCTGGTGGAGCCGtcggagcctcccgaaaaggcgctgcagaaggcaatgcggtgcgttaaaaacttgagttgtaccaaaaaaaaggcaacaccggcaccagatgctgaggaggaggtgccagcgaccccaaaaacaccgaaaacccccgagctcaaattttaaaataaacaaataaaaataaaaattacaactgaaattttatttgctgctaagcgctcaacgtgtgctgaatgtgcgctttttcgctgcttgaatgagcgctcaacatgtgctgaatgtgtgcttttcCGCTGCTTAATCGAGagctcaacgtgtgctgattgtgtgctttttccgctgcttaatcgagcgctcaacatgtgctgaacgtgtgctttttttgctgctcaaaaaagagctcaaaaaagcgctcaatgcgTGCTAGTTTTTGTgcactgatgaaccctaggacatgcctatgttaatttAAGCACTCAAttccatacaaattgtgcgctcatTGAGCGCTCAGTGATGAACATTTTGCAGTGAGTCAGtgctcaataagcgctgaatggtactgcagggtatattcttgatcaggatcactagccgagtcgatctagccatgtccgtctgtcggtctgtccggatgaacgctgagatctcggaaactataagagctaggctattgagatttggcgtgctgattcctgagcttcttacgcagagcaagtttgtttcagcaatgtgccacgcacTTTCTTACGCCCAGAGACCGCCCAACaatgtggctcctacagttttgatgctaaaataaaaactttggatcatttgaaatgtattgtcctcatcaatacctattgattgacccaaaaacaagtttgccacgcccactttaacgcccacaagccgcccaaacctgtgacgcccacagttttcatgctagataaaaaattttaactgaaatgtattggtctcgtcaatacctattgattgattcaaaaaaagttgccacgcccactctaacggccatgacgcttaaatctgtataccgccggtaggtggcgtattttaatctcgctttgctgcttgcatatctccatttccctttggtccctttagctgagtaacgggtatctgatattCGAGGTaaggtttctaagtctttgcagctcattggtaaaccaagaaAGACTGTCTTACTTTGGAGAAAAACAATAAGGAACGCATTCTCTAAAAAAagacactataaaatagttccgaagatctttcaaaatccaataaattatataaatttgtcaaaTTTTATTAAGATATCTTGTAGTTTAGTTTATTATTGTCACATTTACGAAAACATCTATATTTAGTTGGAAAAAGTAACGGAGAGAGAGTATCGACGCAGCGGAGACAAATTGTTAGTTCCAATGtgggatgatatcggtcttctgGCACAAGAAGTGGGtaaattctagataccgtgacttcagacggatctaaaacaaatacaagatctaattgtctgtttacTGAAGTCATGGACAGATAAAGGAGAAggggaccaagaaatgtcagggagattgaaaccacccaaaacaattaagAGATCCTTGTCGGAGAGATGACTTCGAACAGCTTTTATTGCAGTGGTCATAATTTATTAAGTCGAATCCAtgttacaaaaatataaaaagattGCAAAGAAACGTTAACACCAACGAATCGatgtcattgggattaagaaagtatattaTCTCCGATTTGAAAGTAGAAGTAACGGCAATCTTAACCCCACCCCCCTACGAAGAGAGCGATTACTTCTATACGTATTCAAATTGTTGGACAGAACTTCATAGTATAATATCTCCGGTTGAAGTcaagtctcagtaaaggccagaatgtcttAGGGAAAAGCGGATGAGTCagcatatatttatatattgggtagcttcatattaaGTTCCCTATCATTTACATTGGTAAAAAAAGactgctcagttttttggcgcagatACTACCGCGGAAGGCCttttattagttctccgtctg includes the following:
- the LOC139354014 gene encoding uncharacterized protein isoform X2; this encodes MMENLECAKAHVRSSESSLWQLSNKANSHLRVLTTLATSQEILDDVLTHLIASKLDHQTQGRWEEGFPAKELPKCVEFSTWMDDGKLGMCKVPRLS